The Oceanispirochaeta sp. M1 genome segment GGATGGGTTATCTCTTCTGTATCTGCCCTGTTATGATCAACCATAATCACAGCAGCCTTTTCAAGGCTGTCAGAGTTTATCAGGAGAGAGTCCGGATTGAAAAAAACTGATGTAAAATTCTCAGGTTTTAAGGATATTTCAGCCTTTAGAAAAAGGCTTTCAATTTCCGGTTTAAGTCTCATATCTGAGGGAGACCCCTGTATCAGAGGATAAATAGATCTCTCCGGGTATACCTTCTTCAGTAGTGAGGCAAATGCAAAGGCTGATACAGAACTGTCGAGATCTGCTGCCTGATTGCCCATGATGAGTAGATCTTCTTTAAATCGTATATTCAGCATATAAGAGAGTTTATCTTTTTTTGTCCCTGATGTCTATTTTCCATATGAGAGAGGCCCCAAGTCTGTAGCGCTGATCCTGTATCAGATACTCTCCTCCTGCATTCTTGTAAGCCTCACTGCTGCTCCAATTTCGCATAAGATAGTCTCCTGAAAGGCCTAGAAGGAGGTTTTTGTTAATGTGCATGGTAAAACTCAGATATGGTCCGTGTTCATATAGTAGAGCATCACTGAAGTTTATTGGAAAATAGAGGGCATAGGCGCTGCTTATACTCCAGCGGAGACTGCGGTTTTTCATATGAAAATAGCTGAGCTCAGGGCGGAATAGTATTTTCTGCTGCTCATTGTTCAGATTGTAGCTGTATCTGCTTTTGGCGCTGATAAGCCAATTTCTACCTGGCAGGAAGGGGAGGAGGGCCCGTGGAGTGATGTCCGCTCCTATGAGGTTTTCGTAGCGATCACTGCTGTCTCTCCAGAACCATCCGTCTCCCTCTGTAATCCAGTCATCATCATGGCGTTCTCCCTTTTGCAGACTGTAGAGCACTCCGACCTTTAAATGCCTGAAAACCCTGTAATACAGGACTGTCTGCAGTTCATAGAAATCAGCAGATTCATTTCTGAATTCGCCGGAGAGGTTCAGCTGAAAATCCCAGTCCCTGTACTTTGTAATTGATGCTAGTCTGAAAGCCGGTGTAAATTCACTGTGTTCCGCCGGTCTGTCTTCTTCATTGTGGTGATCAGCAGAGGCAGGTAGGGCTGTGAAAAGTAATAAAAGCAGAAAGAATATGGAAATGCCTGTTTTCATCAGAAATAATCCTGGTCCAGCAGGTCTGAATAGGCTCCTGTCAGATCGGTTGTGTCCCGGACATCTCCCTGTGCGGGATCGGTATTCCAATTCAGATCCTCTGTCCAGGCATAGGCTTCAGGTTTTGTCAGAGTCGTGCTTCCGGGAATATTGATACCTTCCCCTTCATTGACAAGTACTGATTCTCCGCTTGATGTGAGAGAAACTTCAACTTTACCCTCATTTACACAGAGCCACAGATCTGCCTTGTCATCGATAGTCTTACCAAAAGCCATGAAAAACTCAGTCCCCCGGACTCCCGCAACCACCGAATCGGTATGAACATTGAATTGCCCGTTTAAAAGACGGTCCACCCTTGAGAAGACACTGCCTGATTTCAGTTCCACCGAAGTTTTGGGACTTAGGTTTTCAAGTTTCAGGCTGCTGTTCTCTCTCAATTTGACTGTGCGGCCATGGGCCAGATCAAGAATAGCCAGAGAAGATTTTTCTGTGTATACAAGGTCACCTTCAAATAGATCCATTCCCATTTCTGCCGGAATCTGCTCAGTATCCCGCTCCACAAGGACATCTCCCTCAAAATAAGAGAGCATGCTCTGTGCCGGCAATGAAAAAATTAGTGTTGAGAATACAATGAAAAAGATTAATATTTTATTTGTCATAGGATCTCCTTGATCTTTTCTTCGGATAATTAATATTCCATAAGGGATACTGAGAACCAGAAATGCTGCAGAGAAGGGAGTATCTTCAATTGTGCCCCCTTATGAGCTCCCCTGATTCCCATCCCCAGTGAATTCCATATTGTTTCTGTCTGAATATCTCTGAATCCCTTTTGATGGACTTCAAAGGTCAGTTGCCGGGAGCCGGCAAATGGATAAAATGCGTTTGCCGTACCTATATCACTGCCAGCTCCGACTCTTCCTCAATCCAGAGCCGACATTATCCTCTGAAATAAATATAATACAAAAATGGTAATATATCTTTATAGAGTGGAATAAATGTCAAAGAAACGGTTATAATCTGCAAATGACTCGCAAAATATTGACTTTTTACTTAGTTGGTCCTATCTTGAATGAAGATGACGAAAAAACGGAGCTGGATACTGGAGCTGTTCAGAATAGATGAACAGCCTCTCTGTGCCCAGCAGGTGTATGAAAAGCTCAAGGGTACTCTTGATATGGCCACGGTATACAGGGGGTTGAAATATCTGGAAGGAAAGGGACATATCGTCTCCTTTGTTCTGGATTGTTCACATAGAGGGGTTGAGCGTTATTACAATCTTGCCGGAAGTCAGCACAGGCATTTTCTACACTGTGTTTCCTGTCACAGTTTTACTGCTGTTGAAAGATGTCCCCTGGGCAGTCTGAACAGCATTGAAAAAGAGACAGGTTTTAAAGTGGATGAGCATTTTTTGACACTGAAAGGGATATGCAGCAATTGCCGCAATAATTGAGGTTTTATGAAAAGGAAAACTATTTTTCTGTTATTTTTTATTTTGATAGGTTCAGCAGTTTTTGCTGCGGGGAGTCAGGATGATTCAGACTCATTCAGATTGATAACAACCACCAGCATAATTGATGATGTCGTCCGGCAGGTTGCCGGAGAATCCGCAGAGATCCATAACCTTATGGGCAAGGGGAATGATCCTCACAGCTATGAGCCTACACCCAGGGATATGGCGCAGGTCGAAAGGGCCGATATTATTTTTACAAACGGCCTGGGGCTTGAAGAGAGTCTTCTCACTGTTCTTGAAACTGTACACAAGGGTGATATTATCGAAGTTTCACGGACAATTGATCTTCTGGGAGCCCTGGAGCACGAAGACGAACATGATGAGGACGGGCACGATGAGGATTCAGATCATAACCATGAAGGTTCAGATCCACACAGCTGGATGAGTCCGCTCAATGTACTTCGCTGGGTGGACGTTGTTGAAGCAGCTCTCTCAGAGGCTGATCCTTCTAACAGTTCGATATACAAAAACAATGCCGATGCATACAGGAATGAACTGAAAAAACTGGACAGCTGGATCAGGACTGAACTTGAAGTTCTTCCGGAATCAAAACGTGTTCTTGTAACAGATCATAATGTTTTCAGCTATTTTGCCAGGGATTATCATTTCAGAGTAATCGGAACAATAATTCCCGGATTTTCAAGCTCCGCCGAGCCTTCAGCAGGAGATATTTCCCGTCTTATTGCCATTCTTGAAGAAGAGCAGGTTCACGCAGTTTTTATTGGTGAATCCGCAGGTGAAGGGACCAGAAAGCTGGCCGAAACTTTGGGTGAGGAGAGTGCACATCCTATTTCTGTTCACCAGGTACTGACCGGATCTCTCAGAGCAGATGGAGAGGACGGTGACAGTTATATAAGTTTTATGAAATACAACGTAAATCAGATAATCTCCGGTCTATCGGAGTAAAAGGATTATACTTACAGAATTATGAAAAAACCCGATATACTCTGCTATGGTAAAGACTGTGATCATCCCGCCTTAATCGGAGCCTCCGCCCTGGAAATCAAAAACCTTGATTTTTCATACCCGGGACTGAAGAATAAGGTTCTTGATAATGTCAATCTGACAATCAAGGCAGGAGAGAAGGTCGCATTCGTCGGTCCCAATGGTGCCGGAAAATCAACTCTTATGAATCTTGTTCTGGGTCTTGAACCTGTTCAGTCAGGAGAAATCTCTGTTTACGGCCATAAGGCCAGCTCCTGCAGGCATCGGGTCTCCATGGTTCCACAGAAGAATTCTGTGGACTGGCATTTTCCTGTGTCGGTCCGTCAGGTCGTGACTATGGGCCGCTATGTTCACCTAGGCTGGTACAAAAAGCCCGGAGCTGAGGACCGCGATGCCGTAGATCATGCCATGGAAACCATGGAGATTACAGATATTGCAGACCGTCAGGTGGGTGAATTATCAGGGGGGCAGCAGCAGAGAGTCATGATTGCAAGAACGTTGGCCCATGATGCGGATCTGCTGCTTTTGGATGAACCTCTCAATCATGTGGATATTGCCACTCAGGAATTGATTTTTCACACCATGGAGCGTCTCTGTTCACATGGTAAAAGTGTTCTTGTGAGTACACACGATCTCGGAATCCTGACCATCCACTTCAGCAGGGCTCTCTTCCTTGATAAATCCATAATTGCGGATGGTGCTGTAAAGGATGTTCTCACTTCCGAGAATATTGCCAGAGCCTACGGATTTGAATTTCATAAAGATAAGGAGCTCAGCCCGTGGTTGAATGGTTACTAGAACCTCTGCAGTATGGTTTTTTTCAAAGAGGTCTTATAGCGGGAATCATCGTAGCCTTCAGCTGTGGTGTATTAAGTGCATTTATTGTCTGGCGGGGGATGGCCTTTATTGGTGATGCCCTGGCTCATGCAGTTTTGCCGGGTATTGTTTTATCCATAGTTCTTGGTATTCATGTTCTCATAGGCGCCCTTGCCGCCGCAGTTCTCTCTGTAATCGGAATAGGAGCCCTGACCAAAAATAAGGGATTCAAGGAAGATACGGCCATCGGGGTAATATTTGCAGGAGCCTTTGCTCTTGGGATTCTTTTGATGTCCCAGGTGTCAAGTTTCAAGGATCTGAGCCATATACTCTTCGGAAATATTCTGGGGGTCTCAAGTCTTGATGTAATACTAATTACAGTTGTGGGTGTTATTGTTATCGGATCGGTCTTTCTTTTTTACAAGGAACTTCTTGTTACAAGTTTTGATCCGACCCATGCCAAGGCTATTGGTCTATCTCCCCAGCTGATCCACTTCGCCCTGCTGATACTTGTGGCGGCGACAACGGTACTGGCTACTCAAACTGTGGGTGTTGTACTGGTTCTGGCTCTTCTTGTAACCCCCGCTGCCGCAGCATCCCTGCTGGTCCGTGAGCTTGTGAAAATCATAAAGCTGTCAATTGTTTTTGCAGTCAGCGCCATCATTGCAGGATTCTATCTCTCCTACTATTTTGACCTGGCTTCAGGAGCGACAATTGTTCTGATCCTGACACTGTTTTTTATTATTGCATTTATAATTTCAAAGATCAGAGTTTCAAATATCAAAAGATAATCCTTGACCCTTCCGCTGGGGAAGACTTTATACTGAGATTAATCTCCCTGCAGGAGGATGAAATGTACAGTATTGGAGAGTTTTCCAGAATCAACAGAATCACCCCCCGGACTCTTAGACACTATGACAGTCTGGGGCTGATTAAACCGGCCCGTATAGACAGCTGGACCGGTTACCGCTATTACGATGCATCCCAGCTGCCTCTTATACGGCGTATTCTCTATCTTAAGGATATGGGCCTGTCCCTGGATGATATTCAGCTGATTCTCAAGGATGAAAATCATCTTATCACATTGATGAAACAGAGAGAGATAGAGCTGGAAGTTTCCATCAGGAATGACAGGAAACGTCTGTTGAAACTGAGGGAATTCATTGGAAACAGTGAAGGAGTATTAAAGATGGATAAGGAAATCAGTGTCGAAATTAAAGAATTGCCGGAGGTCATTGTTGCCTCTATGCGTGAGAAGGTTCCAGGATATGACAGCTATTTTTCAGTAGTACCCAAGATGGGGGAGTATATGGAATCGGTGGGTGCAGTATGCAGGGAACCTGCTTACTGCTTTAATATCTACCATGACGGAGAATACCGTGAAAGCGATATTGATGTGGAGATCTGTGAAGCTGTTACAGCATTTCATGAGGATTCAGAGAGAGTAAAGTTTAAAACCATGGAAGGAGTACCTCAGGCGGCCTGTTTCAAGCATCTGGGGGATTATGCCAGTCTGGCTTCATCCTACAATCTGCTGTTCAGCTGGATGGAAGAAAACGGATACAGTCAGGACGGTCTGCCCCGTGAGTCCTATATTGACGGCATCTGGAACAAGAATGATCCATCCCAGTGGCTTACAGAGATTCAGATCCCTGTAAGCAAATAGGAAAAAATATGCCCCCTGAATACGAGTAGATTCAGGGGGCGTTTTACAGTATTCATGTCTCAGAATGGATTATTACTTTTTTTTCAGATCATCGATAAACTTCCCGTATTTTTTATCTTCACTGGCTATATGATCCAGGAGCCAGTTGATAATCTTGTCCTGAATCTCAATCAGAAGATTCGCATCAAATTCACCTTCCCTCAGTTTTTTTTCTATAAGGCTGAATTCATTTTCATAGGTAGCATGAAGTTTCACATGGTCTTTCAGATCGGGATAGTTGTAAGATTTCATCATCTTCTCTTCATCACGGAAATGGTACTCTATATATTTATTGATGCTCCCCACCAGAGCTGCAATATCATGATCTCCGCCTATGCCGAGGAGTCCTTTGAGGAGATTGTTTATTCTCTTAAACAACTCCTTATGTTCATCATCCATTTTACTGATACCCACAGACATCAGATCAGACCAGTCTATGCCGACATTTACTTCTCCATCTGATTCTTTGGTTTTATGACCGGTTTTAAATTTTCCGATTTCACCCATAAGGAGGGAGTTGTTGTATTTATTCTGATTACCGAAGGCAGATACCTGGAGTGAGACTTTATTCAGATCTTCAGTAAGACCGGCTACCTTAGTGATATTTTCAACTGCAGCAGCAGAAACCTCTTTGATGTGGAGGATGGATTTCATTGATTCGCTGCTTCCCACCTGCATCTCTGCAGAGGCTGTCTTAACTACTTCTGAAGTTGACATAAGGGTGGAAACTGATTCAAGAATTTCACTGCTGGCTGTGGAGAGTTCATTCATGGAGAGGGATACTTCCCGCAGGGCATCGGAAAATACACTGACCTCATCGTTGATGACCTCCAGGGCTTTTTCAGATTCACTTCCCGCAGTGGTCGCCTGATTTATTTTTTCAGTGGTGGAGTTCAGAGAGTCTGCGATCAAACCGGCATTGGAGCTGGTATCTTCAGCAAGTTTCCGAATTTCATCGGCAACTACGGCAAATCCTTTTCCCGCTTCCCCGGCGTGAGCCGCTTCAATTGAGGCGTTCATTGCCAGTAGATTTGTCTGGCTGGAAATATTGTTGATAATATCCACCATGTTCATCATTTCATCAGCATTCTTCTGAATGGCATGTATGATGTTATTGGTCAGCCCCACTTTTTCACCACCGTTTCTAATGAGCTCTACAAGACCTTCCATTGTAGCCAGACGTGATTCTGAGATTGACGCTACATTTCGGACTGATGCCATGATCTGTTCTGTGGATGAACTGGACTGTTCTATTGCAGCAAACTGCTGCTCCACCTGGCTGGAGAGACTTTTGATAGACTGCATGATCTCTTCTATAGAAGCTGAGGCATGGTATATGGAATCATCCAGCTGTACGCTGCCCTCTTTCATCTCAAGGATACTTTTTGTAATGCTTGAGACCGCACCGGCACTGGACTTTGATGACAGGGAAAGCTGGTCTGCCAGAGAATTATTCTTCACTGCCAGATCATTAACATTGATAAGTATTTCACGTATCCTGTTAATAAACTGATTGAACCATCCGGCCATATCACTTATTTCATTATTTCCTATCTGTTTCAGTTGAAATGTCAGGTCTCCCTGTTTTGTGGCCAGATCCTTCAGGGAGTGAGATGTCCTTGATACAGCACTGGATATTGTGATTGCAAAGAATATTCCCTGAATGAAGTTGATGATTACAACCAATGCTCCAAATGTGATAAGAAAAGTCTTTGAGAGTATACCTGTTGCAAGCATTGTTATCAGGACTGACATTAGAACAGTCATCAGGACCGTTGCAGTGATAAGTTTCAATTTTATAGATGGTTTCATAAATTTCTCCATTCATTACTTATAGCATAATTATGATCTGTTCCGCCTGGCAGTGCAATAAGTGATATAAAAAATTATAACAGCTTTATTATCTACCCCTTGGTTCTGTTTTTCATAATAATGTATGATTCTTTTTGAAACTTCAAATCAGACGGAGACATTATGGCTATTGAGAAAGTAAGAGAGCATTTCAGTAAATGGGGCAGGGAAGGTGATATTCTTGAGTTTGATGTAAGCAGTGCCACCGTAGAACTGGCTGCACAGGCTCTGAATTGTGAACCTGCCCGTATTGCCAAGACTCTCTCCTATAAAATTGATGATAAGGCTATTCTCATTGTTACAGCTGGTGATGCCCGTACTGATAATAAAAAATACAGGCAGGAATTCGGAACAAAGGCAAGGATGCTGGCCAGAGAGGATGTACTTGATACAATCGGTCATGATGTGGGTGGAGTCTGTCCCTTTGCAGTTAATAGGGGTGTTTCGGTATTCCTGGATGAATCATTGAAGCGGTTTAAAACTGTCTATCCCGCCTGCGGCTCCTCAAATTCGGCCATTGAACTGGACTGTATTGAACTGGCAGAGTATTCAGGATTTGATAAATGGGTAGATGTCTGCAGGGACTGGATCTAAGTGAATGGAGAAAAGTTTCAGCCCCGCTGTCAGGAAATACAGCTGCCGGGGCAAAGACAACAGCTGGGCTTGTTCATTCCTTTAAGAAGAATTAACGGCGTCCTGTAAGTTTAATCACATGACAGCCGAACTGGGTCTGAACTACATTGCTGTAGCTCCCTACAGACATCCTTTTACAGGCCTCTTCAAACTGACCAACCATTTTACCTGGACCGAACCACCCAAGATCTCCGCCCTTGTTTTTGCTGGGACAGGTTGAAAACTCTTTCGCCAGGGCGGAAAAGTTTCCGCCTTTCTTACAACGTCTTAAGAGCTCATTTGCAAGATTTCTGTCTTTTACAAGTATGTGGCTGGCACGCCATTCCATATTCTGCCTCCGGATCATTTTACTTTCAGCTTATTATAGTTCTCTCCCGCTTTTTTAGCCAGAGATGTCACCCATGTTACATTCTGCCTGATCTTTTCTCTTGACTGTTGACCTGTTCCTGCGTATGGTTAAAAAAATATCTATTATCTACCCCGGAGGCATGTCTGACGGGAAGGAGACAAAATGAAAAAAATCACATTAACACTATTAATGGGCAGTATTCTGCTCACATCTCTATTTGCCGAGGGAAGCCGGGAAACAATCAGTACTGCTAAACCTTCAGAGCCTGTCAAAGTTGCCCTGCTCAATGGACCTTCGGGTATTGGACTTATTCAGGTCAAGGATGAATCACCTTTTTCAGACAGCTCAATAACAGCTGACGTTCAGGTCATGGGTGCCCCCAAGGTACTGCTGGGCCAGATGCTCAAGGAAGAGTGGGATGCGGCTGTACTGCCGGCCAATATGGCGGCAATTCTCTTTAATAAGGGAGTAGGTTATCAAGCCGCTGCTGTTACAGGTATGGGCAATCTATACCTCATTGCATCAGAGGACACAACTCTTGATTCCATAGAGGATCTTGAATCTATTACTCTCAATATTCCAGGAAAAAATACCACACCGGACCTGATCAGCCAGCTGATTGCGGAAGAGACGGGTATTAAACTCAAAGCAGACTACAGCTTCAATCCTTCTGATCTTGCCAAGGCTCTGGCTGGAGGTGTTGTCGAGGCCGGTGTACTGCCCGAGCCACTGGCTACAATTGCACTTAAAAGCGGAAAGAACCTGAGAATTGCCTTTGATATGCAGCAGCTGTGGTCAGACACATTTGCAGGTGAATCAAACTATCCAATGACCGTCCTGGTCGTAAAGTCGTCTTTTGCAGCGGCCTATCCCGAACTGGTGGATGAGCTCCTGAATGCGTCCGGAAAATCTCTGGACTGGGTTTCTTCCAATCCTGCCGAAGCTTCTGCCCTTATAGGAGAGCACGGTTTTACCCTTCCGGCCCCCATCGTTAAGATGGCCATCCCCAGAAGTAATTATACTTTTGTCAGGGGTGACGGTATGGCGGAACTGATGACCCCTTATTTTGAGCGTCTTATGGGATTGAATCCCGGATCTATCGGAGGCTCTGTGCCTTTAGAAGGATTCTATTACTGATCATGATTTCTGAATCAAAGAGGATGCGGACAACCCTGATATCTCTGGCTCTTTACCTGAGTATCTGGAAGCTCCTCTCTGTGATTATCGGACGCAGCATTATACTTCCTCCTCCCGAGGAGGTTTTGCTGCAGACTTTGCGTTTCCTGGGAACCCGGGAAGCGTGGACAAAGATTCTTGCCACAAGCCTGAGAGGGCTGGGTGGATTTTCAATCAGCCTGATCCTGGGTATTGCTACAGGGCTTGCAGCCGGTAAAAGCCAGATGTTTAAATGGTTTTCCGACCCCTTTCTTATCAGTATCCGTTCCATTCCCGTATTATCATTAATTCTTCTTGCGGTTATCTGGTTTCCTACCGAGCTGGTACCTGTCTTTATCTGTTTCCTGATTGCCTATCCTGTCATAAGTTCGGCAGTAGCCTCGGGTGTTAATCAGGTGGACAGAGAGCTTCTTGAAATGGCCGCTGTCTATAATAAATCTCATTGGACAGTGCTAAAGGAAATAACACTGCCTTCAGTGATGCCCTATCTTCTGAATGGAGTTTCAACGGGCCTCGGTCTTACCTGGAAATCTGTTGTAGCCGCCGAAGTTCTCAGCATGCCTGCATCGGGTCTGGGGACCGCCATGCAGACGGCGCAGCTCCAGCTGGATACGGCTCATCTTTTTGCCTGGACCCTTATTGTTGTTCTTCTGGCATCCCTGAGTGAGTCGCTTCTGAGGCTGGGAGAGAAAAAAAGATGATCCGGTGGCAAGACTGTTCTTTTAATTTTGATGAGCTGAAAATACTTGATAATTTCAACCTTAATATTGAGGAGGAGGGGACTACTGTTCTTCTCGGACCCTCAGGCTGCGGAAAGACGACACTTCTCCATCTGGCGGCAACTCTGTTGAAACCCTGTTCCGGAGAAGTGTCCCGTGCTTCTGAAAATCTAAGTTATCTCTTTCAGAAACCAAGGCTTCTTCCCTGGAAGACAGTGGCTGAAAATATTGCCTTTGCCCTGGATGAATCTTTGGATTCCGATCTGAAGCGAAAGAAATGTGATGCCCTTATCAGTCATGTCGGACTTGAAGGTTTTGAAGATTACAGACCATCACGTCTGAGCGGTGGAATGGAGCAGCGTACAGCCATTGCCAGAGCCTTTGCTTCAGAGAGTCCTCTGTTATTGATGGATGAGCCTTTCAAGGGGCTTGATCTCAAACTTAAAATGCCTTTGATAGGCATGCTCAATACATTGCTTCTGGAGTGTAAGACAGCGGCTGTACTGGTTACCCACGATGTTCGTGAGGCTATTCTTATGGGAGACAGGATTGTCTTCCTGGATGGTCCTCCTCTGCGTCTTGTGGACGACATGGCGGGTTTAGCCCCGGGAGACCGTGATACCTCTTCCAGAGCCTTCTATGAGCTGGAAAAGAAACTATATAAACTGATCTTAAGTGAATAAAAAAAACGCCGGACAAAATTCCGGCGTTTTCTTAGTCTCTGATAAATCGTAAAAATTGTCTATTTCTGAAGTTTTACATAACTTCTCAGGTTTTCCATCTTTGTTTCAACAAGCCCTCGAGCCTCGGCAGAAGATATAAACTTCTTAAACTGACTGAACCCGAGTGTCTTCATTACTACACCCTTGTCCCTGAGTTCATTGCTGATAATGCTGTATGAGTGGAAATGGGGCTCTTTGCCGCCGTCCTGTGCTTCCAGAGTTGTTACCAGGGTTCTCAGAGCAGTCTGCAGTGAGCTTACTTCCTGAACATATCCCTTACCCGGGAGAATAAGAGTTTGATTATCATCATCCTGTAATGTTACATACCCTGCTCTTACGGCAGCTGATACAAAATCACTCCAGCGTTTATAACCCCGTGTACCAATCTTTTTCTCATTGAAATCACGGTTCAGCATCTTCATGTTGATTTTTGCAGAACCCATGTTGGATGATTTCTTGTCCTTCTGCAGAATGGCTGCAGATTCAGCAAGACGTTCAAACCAGTACTCCTTGGGAAAGTCCTTTTTGGCACTTTCCTTGTCGTCACTCTCTGTATCATCTGAATCATCATCGTCTGGCATAAGTTCTCTATAGTCTGCAAAACTGTCAGCCAGAATCAGGAGATCCTGGGCCGCGGTTTTAATGTCACAGATAATATGTATCTTTTTTCCAGACTTTCTTAATGAAAGAAGGAGTGAACGGAAGTCACTGTCACCTGTAATCAGGACAAAGGTTGTGATATGTTCATGATAACGTAAAAGCTCCATAGCATCTGTAACCAGCTGCATGTCAGAACCATTTTTATTTTTTCGTGTTTTCTGATAGGGAATATGAAGCATATTGAAATGAAGTCCCGAAAGAGTGGGTCCCAGTGAACGAAATCCCGGTTTACTCCAATCTGCATAGGCATAGGATGTGACTACGCGTCCCAATGATTCGGCATAATCCCACATCCCCTGAATTAGCAGGCTGTCACTGCTTTTTGGTGTTACATTTTCTATATCCCAGAGAACTGCTACATTCTCAGTCATAATATTTCCTCCGTATAACAATCTGTCCGGTATCCGGTAGATCGGATTGTTCTTTCTTTATAGTAGAACAGTTTTTAAAATAAATCACTTCTTTGGAGATTAATCTTGGCTGGTTTTGATCATTTTAATTGAAAGGTTTGCATATAAAAAAACCGCTCCTTAAAAAGGAGCGGTTTTAAAAGAGTGCCACCGAAGAGATTTGAACTCTTGACACGCGGATTTTCAGTCCACTGCTCTACCGACTGAGCTACAGCGGCAACTACAAGACAGGACTATATAGGACTGTTTAAATTCTGTCAATAAGGGGAGATTGAAAATGTGAAAAGCTGATCTGTGAAGAGATGAGGGCATAAAAAAACCGTCCCTGAAAGGAACGGTCTTAAAAGAGTGCCACCGAAGAGATTTGAACTCTTGACACGCGGATTTTCAGTCCACTGCTCTACCGACTGAGCTACAGCGGCAACTGCCTGAGCATATTACTAAAACCGTACTTTCCTGTCAATAAGGGAGCTGAAAAAATCTTTGAACCTTGAATCTTTTGCTCTGTTACGGTACATAGATATATATGTATAAATTAGTAGTTTTTGTTCCATTGAAGGATAAAGAAAAAGTAAAGAATGCCCTTTTTGAACAGGGTGCCGGTAAACAGGGATTCTACAGCCACTGCTGTTGGGAAACCGAGGGAACCGGTCAATTCAAGCCTCTTGCTGGTAGTCAGCCTGTTATCGGGAGTCATAATTCTATTGAAAGAGTTCCTGAAGTAAGAGTCGAGATGCTTGTTACTGAGGAGCTTGTTCCTCTCTGTATTGAAGCCATCCATATAAACCATCCCTATGAAGAACCCG includes the following:
- a CDS encoding peptidylprolyl isomerase, coding for MEWRASHILVKDRNLANELLRRCKKGGNFSALAKEFSTCPSKNKGGDLGWFGPGKMVGQFEEACKRMSVGSYSNVVQTQFGCHVIKLTGRR
- a CDS encoding ABC transporter substrate-binding protein; this translates as MKKITLTLLMGSILLTSLFAEGSRETISTAKPSEPVKVALLNGPSGIGLIQVKDESPFSDSSITADVQVMGAPKVLLGQMLKEEWDAAVLPANMAAILFNKGVGYQAAAVTGMGNLYLIASEDTTLDSIEDLESITLNIPGKNTTPDLISQLIAEETGIKLKADYSFNPSDLAKALAGGVVEAGVLPEPLATIALKSGKNLRIAFDMQQLWSDTFAGESNYPMTVLVVKSSFAAAYPELVDELLNASGKSLDWVSSNPAEASALIGEHGFTLPAPIVKMAIPRSNYTFVRGDGMAELMTPYFERLMGLNPGSIGGSVPLEGFYY
- a CDS encoding ABC transporter permease produces the protein MISESKRMRTTLISLALYLSIWKLLSVIIGRSIILPPPEEVLLQTLRFLGTREAWTKILATSLRGLGGFSISLILGIATGLAAGKSQMFKWFSDPFLISIRSIPVLSLILLAVIWFPTELVPVFICFLIAYPVISSAVASGVNQVDRELLEMAAVYNKSHWTVLKEITLPSVMPYLLNGVSTGLGLTWKSVVAAEVLSMPASGLGTAMQTAQLQLDTAHLFAWTLIVVLLASLSESLLRLGEKKR
- a CDS encoding ABC transporter ATP-binding protein; this translates as MIRWQDCSFNFDELKILDNFNLNIEEEGTTVLLGPSGCGKTTLLHLAATLLKPCSGEVSRASENLSYLFQKPRLLPWKTVAENIAFALDESLDSDLKRKKCDALISHVGLEGFEDYRPSRLSGGMEQRTAIARAFASESPLLLMDEPFKGLDLKLKMPLIGMLNTLLLECKTAAVLVTHDVREAILMGDRIVFLDGPPLRLVDDMAGLAPGDRDTSSRAFYELEKKLYKLILSE
- a CDS encoding NYN domain-containing protein; translation: MTENVAVLWDIENVTPKSSDSLLIQGMWDYAESLGRVVTSYAYADWSKPGFRSLGPTLSGLHFNMLHIPYQKTRKNKNGSDMQLVTDAMELLRYHEHITTFVLITGDSDFRSLLLSLRKSGKKIHIICDIKTAAQDLLILADSFADYRELMPDDDDSDDTESDDKESAKKDFPKEYWFERLAESAAILQKDKKSSNMGSAKINMKMLNRDFNEKKIGTRGYKRWSDFVSAAVRAGYVTLQDDDNQTLILPGKGYVQEVSSLQTALRTLVTTLEAQDGGKEPHFHSYSIISNELRDKGVVMKTLGFSQFKKFISSAEARGLVETKMENLRSYVKLQK
- a CDS encoding NGG1p interacting factor NIF3; amino-acid sequence: MYKLVVFVPLKDKEKVKNALFEQGAGKQGFYSHCCWETEGTGQFKPLAGSQPVIGSHNSIERVPEVRVEMLVTEELVPLCIEAIHINHPYEEPAFELYKVFTDGSELEGQEWL